The DNA sequence ACAAGCAAGTTCATGCTAGATCCATGGGATGCTTTAAAAGACTGTTGATGGATTCCCACCTCAGCAGGTTGGAAATAGCAGAGTAATGCAGCAACTTGCATCAAGCTGGGCAATGGTACagaaaaaatatgaagaaaGACTCTTAAGatggttttcttttcaaacaGCCTGGTGTGAGGTATGGCATGGATCAACAATTtaagatttgttttgtattacaTTCACTTGTATGAGACTTGTACAGATGTGTAACAGAGGCACAGAGGCTGTACGACTGAATAGCACCATCGGAGGTTCCAGCTCCCAGCTGATGCATCATAAATCAGAAAACCTCAAAGTCAGAACATGCCAGATACAGGTGTAAATTACCCAGCAGTCCTGGGATGATTCCACTGCTGAATGATTAgtgagtctatgtgtgtgccaTAAGAGGTCTGTGGATAAGTAGTTGCCCACCTGAGAAAACAATTTGGTGGGCAAATGTGCACATGCTAACTTCTGCTTTACTTTGTAAATTTTTTGCATATCTACTAGCCCTGCATGTCACTGAGTCTGTGTATATCACAGAAAATCATAGCCCAATGTGTTGACTggctataaaatgaaaaaacatgctAGCATGAAAAGCATTTGCATTAGTTTGGTTGCTGTTCCAGTGATAAGCCTCTGTTAGTTTGATTTTAGctaacatacattttaaatgcagaatCAGTGTTAAAATGTGTGGCCAGCTAATCACTGTTGCGATGTACGTGATAGCTCCTTGGCTAGATAAGGTAAGCAAGGCTATTTAGCCAATATAGAGATGACTACACGTCAGCTAATTATGTCATGTCAGCTTGTTGGTTAGTTATTTTAGGATTTCTATTGATGCAGCTCTAGCCAGTATAACAAAGCAATACTTTTTAAATACTTTATCTGGTattgatgcattcattcattaagtTATGGTCATATAACTTTTATTGGTACCCCTGCAAGGACCAGTGTTGCATGCTCCAGGATTCTTCTGGAATGTCCGTTAGTTTCCGTCATGGAATTGGAAGTTTTAGAAGATGAAAATGGAGGTTCggacattttggattttgtcaGAGAATTGGCAACTCTACCAGGAGCTCAATGGAAAGAGTCAAAAGAAAGCATCAGACTAAAGGTttgattgtttttattgaaaCTGTGAGGCATTAGAAAGCACTGTTAACATTTAATGTGTCAGGAACATGTATTTACTACTGGCAAAATATAGCTGAACcagatttaaatgtttttgtttttttaatcaatattaTCAAAACACATAAGCAGCACAAACCCATCAAACATAATGCCTTCTTTGCCTGGGTACCTTAGCTTCAGATGGCTGCAATGAGTCTTATCACTTCTGAGAATGTTTTTGAGATTTGAGTTTTGAAATACAGAGGACATTTTATATAGAATACATTATTTCTTATAAAGAATGGCAGGCTGAGAATTTCCCAGGACTTACTGTAAGTGAAAGTATCCTCCATGACTTTCCCCATACATATGAGACAGAGTACATACAGAGGAACACTAAAATATGGAATAGGTAGAACAGCAAATTGAAAGATAATTAAGATGTTAGTCTGGTTAGGGATTGCAAATTAGATGAGCAAAAGCCCAAtcttctgtgacatcatcatcaccattctAATAGCATGGAGTACTTATGAAATTACTGTGACTGGTTAAGCACAATGTGTGGTGAATAAACAGTAGTGCTGACCACAAAATGCAAATGGAATCCACATTAAAAAAGTGATGATATCACATCATTGTCTCATGTCATTGTTTACATACAGTCTGCTAAGTTCTATGACGTTTTGTAATATTCAGTTCTGAGATTCAAGAGAAAATGTTGTTGCTATGTTCCAATCTGTCTCTGGTACGACGCAATGTGGAAGTGAAGAGGGCATTAGATCACGATGGCCCTAAGCAATCGAAAGCAGACCATGAGATCCCATGAGATGGGGGGTTTGATCTCATTCCCATCAAGGCGGAGGTAGCTTAGTCGAGGTCTGCCCTCGTTGACACCCTCTTCAATTGTGCCAATGGGCACAGGACAGATTTCAGTTCCATTCACACCTGCGGTGACATGATTTACATCTGTTAATGGGCAGTCACTCACCTGCACATGTACAAGacaacattaaaaatataataaaaaatgtcacGGTGTTCGCCAACATTACCGACCCTTAGTTATACTTACTCTTGATTTTGTTGTGGTCCAGATGGAGGTGCTCAAGGCTTAATGGAAACAGGGGTATTTCTGTCAGCTGGTTGTGGGACAACTGCAGGTCCAGAATGCTGGAAAGGTTGAATATATTCTTGGGGAGGCCCCCATTACCCAGCTTATTGTAGTTGAGTCGAAGGAAGGCCATCTTTGGCAGGCTCTTAAAGTATTCGGGGGGTATTTTGTCAATGTCATTACTGTCCAAGAAAAGCTGAATAGTGGTTTCCGGCAAGCCTGGAGGCATTGTCTTCAGGTTGTTATTAGCCAGGTTGACCTGGACAAGGCTACTCAGGCCCTTCAAACTCTGGTCTGTCACAGCTTCATCCCCAAGCTTATTGCCCTGTAGGTCCAACAGAGCCAAGTGGTCCATCCCAGTGAAAACCGCTGGGGGAATTTTGGAGATCTTGTTTCTCGAGAGTCTAAGCTGCTCCAGAGATGTAGGCAGTGGGCTGGGGATTGTGGTTAGGAGGTTGTCCTCGATCTGGAGGTGGATCAGGCTGGTAAGAGCCTTCAGCGCACCCTCTTCCACCCCCTGGTCAGTGATCTTGTTGTGATTCAGGTTGATCCACCTGACCTGGGTGGCATTCCGCAGGGCCTTTTCGGACAGCACTTCGATCTGGTTGTTCTGGAGGTAGAGGTACCAGGTGTACGGTGGGATGTCAGGGATACTCTTCAGGTTCCTGTGGTCACAGTACACCACGCGGGGGAAACTGGGGGGACAGCGGCACTCTTTTGGGCAGGCATGAAGCTGTGTCAGGAAGTGCTCGTAGGACATGTCTTCTTGTGAGCTGACCAGTTGCAGGGTACAGATGAGTAGGAGCAGCTCCACGTTACAGTTCATCCTGTTAAGACACATGCAGGGTAAAAGTACAGGCTAGAATGAGTTTGACAGTGTACGGCTCAAAGATACAGTTTAGAAGTGAGTAGGGGGGCTCTATTGCGTTGAGGCCGGCTACCTACAATACAATATATCTGGAGCTGAAAGGGAATCACATAAGAAAAATGACCTGGTCTCCGACATACTTTATTCTCACTGTAGCGAAAATCCTCACGGATTTGCATTCCTAAATGCATTAAGTGatcaaataaaaattatataatttcccCAATGCAATCAGATAGGTAAACAAAGACCTTAATCTCAAGATGTGATAGAGTTCAACCCTGAATCTGCACCTCAACCAATATAGACATTATATTATGCTTCAGACTATTCTAATTCAGATACAAACATGCTATTCAGCCGTATAAAAAAGTTGTTTTAGGGATCCAAATATTTTCTTGCCTGATGGAGGTTGAACTCCTGCCATTGGTTGCTGGATTTCTCTATACTGTCATCTGGTCCTGGTTTATATTCCTCTGAGTATGTGAGTTTGCTTTTTGCGCCTGGAATTGGTTTTCTTACCATTTGTattctccacagaggaacagagatcAAAAAGATAGCCCATACAGCTGGCTCCCAGGCTGGGCCCCTTGTACACCCTGCACACCATAGAGATCTGGTGTCTGACTTACCCAGTTCACTACAGCGTAATCTGATCCCTGAAGGATTCCAGGTGACAACAGATCCCAGAATCAAAGAGAAATCGGTCCTCAAACCTAGCTGGGTTACTCAAGGGAGATCAGATCTCAGACTCACTTTCTACTATAGATCACATCTCTGGGTTAAATCTCACTCCCTAGATGTGATCAGTGCAAAGATCAGATGCCCCCAGTTATTTGCCAAGGAAACGTGCTGTACACGTGCATGTCTTGGAGGCCATTTTGCTAAATTCAGTGCAATTACAGTAATATAACACAGATGCAACTATATATACTGTAGTACCTGCAGAGATAGAGATGCATTTGCTTCCTGATGTGgaaaattttgtattttgtttcaagtatttcagtattttgtttCAAGACACCCGGTgctttgctaattagcacaattgtTTAGCCTGAAGATGGAacaaattagtgaaatcagctggatgAGTTAATGTGTGGAAGAAATACACGGCCGGACTTCTATTTTCTGACCACTGGACTTTCCACTCCTGTATAGTTCACTTTCTTCTCCTTAGTagccatttatttgtttaaaattgCATGTTGAAATTCAGGGCATGGCATATCTGCTAAAGCTCAAATGCAAATTTAATGTTGAATAACAGACTCAGAAAACACAGCCTTTCCCATTTATACTCCAGTAGCATTACATCCAGTAAATTATTATATGTGCGGCAAGAAAAGAGCAATATTATATTTTCTATAATAAATATATCAGTACACCCAAATACATgaccaagtaaaaaaaacaaaaacaattcacCAGATTTGTTCTGAGGCATTGCTCATTTATACACAAATCCCATCATCCATAGTTTGAAAAAGAActgccacatgcacacatccaaTTGCCTGCAGACTCACCTTGAGCAGTTTCTGTCCTTCTGTCCAGTTTTCTGCAGAATTTTGAATATGCGCGTCATCCCTGACAGGCGGAACTGAGTTTGCTTCTCCCTGTATTTGTAGCAGCTACTGATGCGGGATCAGTTAATTTGGGGGACAACAGAGgccctctcagccaatcacaatcatCTAATATCAATGGTCATAATCTTGTGGCAGTAGATCCTTCTTAAGCTTGCCAGAGTACAATAGACCTGGCCCATTTACAGGCAGGTTAATAGAGGCCAACTCTAGCCTCCTCCTTCCTACCTACCGTCATCCTGGATACGTCCTTCCCCCATAGGCACTCTTTGTAGACATCCTctcataatctctctctctcctctctctctcttcctctctctctctctctctctctctctctctctctctctttctctctctcttccaagACTAAAATTGATGAAACATGTGTTATTCATCATTTTGTATGATTTAAATATTCCATGTTCACCAAAACTGTGGTCGTGGTTGAATTTACCATTCATATGAGATCACAAACCCACATGTCACTGGTTTTTGACTGGCTGATGTTGAATTGCTATGAGGCCAtttctttttattgtatttttatgttgtgCTGTGTCTTacttctctttctctatctctctctatttcttttGCCCACAGTATGTGGGAGGGTTTGATAAGCAGTAGCTTTAGCTCCTGAGACTGTAGAATGGCAGCTTTTAGGCTTTAAAACCCGTAAAACACATATGGTACGGATTCTACACCCCGGATGTCTTTTGTTCGTTCAATGCTCAGAAGAGTGGGGTAGGGGGCTGGGACTTACTCAGCATTTACTCCTGTTGGATGGTGGACAACTGGTGGCAACTAGAGCTGTTTAGTTACTAGGGTGAAACGGTGGGCAGTTGTTTTATGTTGGAGGTGCCCTTGTCTTTAACCCATTGTTTCCTAAACAGATTTCCCCATCAGAAAATGTAATTAGTCCCTTTGTAACATTTTCAACATTATTGATCAATTGATGGGAATGAGCTCGCTAGACTCACTCTGTGGTTTTTAGTTTGTACAGTTAAGACTTTTTTTGATGGGCTTAGAGGCTTAGAAAGTTCCTGTCTTCTGATTTTCTTGGTTAACAAACAGAGTGATGTTAGGAACATTTTCGGGGTGATTGCAGATTCCCAGCTTTAAAGACAGATCCTCCAAACCCTGAAGACAGTTGAAGGGATGGCTGTTTGAGGTTGAGGGAGATAAATTTTGGGACGGCAACATAAAAAGCGCTGTATATGGTTTGCATTAGACTCCTATGCTGTGCGCCAATAATAAGGGTCACGAGATGGAGGGCCCAATCATCTGTTATGAGTGTTGGCCGTCATGGAAACTGCTGCATACTGTAAAACTCTGTGTTGGTGACTTGCTGTGGAGGATCCTCCACAACATTGTTGCAGAGAACAGCACCGTGAATCACTTTTGTTGTATGGTGGATAAAAGATATCAAGAATGGATAAAAGATGGATAAAATATATCAatacatttaattgaaaaattaCTATAATGTTCTCTGGGGATTCAGTTAATTTTCCCGAATGAACCCCAATGCTGTAGTGCAAGAGATACACTACTCAGGGCAGATCAGGAGTTTTTGGTCCTGAGGCTAGTGATCGAATGTGATAAGTTGGCACTCTCACATCTATTTTGATGGCAACAGAAAACCTAAatgctttttaattaaatttaattggCTTCTCCAAGCAAAAGGAAGTTGTAATTCCTGGTGTAAGAAATTATTGTATGCAGTATGATTCTGCCCTAAAGTGTGAATTCTAATCAGAAGTAATCTGATTAGGAAGGATTCTGCACTCAATGGGTTAATCATCGTGGTTAATAAGAAACTGTCATCGCCTCCACATTCAGTCAGAAAGAAATTTATTAATTGAGTTATGGAATGATGGCCATCAATCATAGAATTTGACTGAGGGTGGGTGATAGGGAACTGTCTCAGATAACAGCGTACTGTATGTTGATTACATTAGGAGTGGGACTTAATTTACATCATAAATGTAACTTGATTGAAGGTGAACCTTAGCTTCAGACTGTGTGTACAGTTTTTTGGACGTTGATTCAGATTGACTCTGTTTAGCCCAAGGTGCATTTCATATATTTCTGACAACTGCCATTCATGTAAATTAATTCATCTTCATCACTACCCTGTCACTTTTAAAAGCTGTCTCTAAATAACTGTCTTTACAACTGCTGACCACATCACATCTTCTGTTTTCCATCTCTCCTGGATCAACATCAAGAAAGCAGGAAAGGGAGAGTGGCTGAATAGTGCATTAGCTCATTCACTGGGCTGTGACTAAACCCATTTAAACATCATCAGGGTAGTGAACCAACCTCTAAGACAGCCTGCTTGCCATATGTGAAGTCACTGAATAGGACTAGTCGGACAATAATGTTGATAGGCTTCTCCTGCCCTAGGTTGAAATTTGTGGTCTTGTAATCTGTTGCTGCTCCCCTGCTTTGCTGTATATTTAGAATGAATGCATTGGCATTTGTTGTCAGTGGCAGCCTAGTGGTTAACTTGCTTGACTGGTACCcagaagtttggtggttcaaaccccagtgtaaccacaataagatatgTGCAGCtatgggcccttaaccccacattcctCCAGGGGGTGATTGACCCCgacttagtcaaatcaactgtaagttgctttggataaaaacatcagctaaatgattgtaatgtaatgtaatgtaaggtcaTCATGGTTCTGGAGTCTGCTCTTCTGCCCATTGTTGTCCTGGCTGGTGTTGCCTTTACCCTGCTTCTAAAAAAATCCATGACTTAAGCTGAAGCAAATACAGAATTTATAATTCATAGCATTACTTTCTCAACGTTTTGAGCGGCCAAAAATCCAAACTGGTGCCCATCTGTAGTCTTTGTTTCATGACAGGGTCCCAAAGGTAACCCCACCTGTGGTAGGTTATGGACTACGATTCCCACTCCAAATGCTGACTGCTCAGTATGGATGGTGCCCGACTGTCAGCAGTATAGGAATGTGATTGCCATGGATACATATGAAAGGCTCCAGACCATACTTAaaaggctttgtaaaaaaaaaagaaaaaagacttgCTTGTACAGTACTTAGGACCATATGCTGGCTGATGTCATAGTCATGCTTTTCCTTGGAAATTGGAACAGGTCGCACATGGGGAATATCTTCCAATGATTTGTAGTTATAAGTAATGAGGTCCAGATTGAGAAAAAATAATTGTGCTTGCATTGCATGCTAAAAAGTTTGTGAATTTGTGTTCTTTAGGGCATCTTCATGGATCCTTATTGTGGATGGtatcatactgtatgtttttttaccATTAATACCATTGTAATTATTAAATGCATGCATTCATATCACAGGTAATAAAATGTTAAAGCTCTGTGGTGATTCTGGCAATTCAGATCATTAAATAGTCTTGTAAAATGACTAAATCTAATTTTCCACTCCAGACTCCTACTGTACATATTTATGGAGTTGCAGTTTAGGATGTAACACATACTTGTTAGCATACAAGCATGTTGTTGTGTAAACTCaagcaatataaataaaatctaattttaaGAGTTTAAGTGTTATATAATTTGATTTCATGTTTATGTAATTCTGTTTCTATAGGTCTTGCTCGTATTATGATCGCTTGGTTTGAAAAATCACCACATTTGTTGACACTTGCCAGCTGAAACTATTCCAAAAGTATGTCTCAACTTTATGCTCTACAAGCCCATCCTTCTTACAGAAGAACAGAGATAATACAAAGCACaaggctgtaaaataattattggcTATAAAATGTTCAGTATAGTTCCTTTTTGCAAATAGCCAATGCATATCATCTGCAATCATAAATTATTAGAATTGATATTGTTCAAAAAAGGAAACCTCAAGAACTATATCTATAAACTGTAACATCTGTATCTCCTGACTGTGCATGACTCACTGACTTTGATTGGCAAGTATTTAAACAGCTTGATTGACAGTATTTCTGCCCTTTTGCTGACCTTATCACCCTGAAGTTGGTTAGATTGCAGTACAGCAGCTTGATAGACATTATGTCTGTCCAATGGCACACTGTTATTCCATAATATGTTTTCTGTTGTTGAGGAAATAATTTATGTAATGACTTGGACTTCTTATGTAATAATAACAGCTATAAGGATTGTAAACACCTTCATGAGTTAGCAGTCTGATATTGATATCAGTTCTGCACTGTATAAAACAAATTCCAGGAAAATAtgctacagtatatactgtataagtaAATAATGAACATATACTATGATAAGATATAATGCACTGGAATACCTCCAAGTAGTGAAAACGATTTACAAAAGCCAATAAAATGCCTTTCCAAAACTAAAATTGTAATTCAGTCTTTTTTGCATGCTTTCCTTAAAAGTAGCCAAGAAGCCATATATTACAACAGCATGTATACAAACTATAACACCTGTGAAACCATACAGAATAGGATACAACAAGCGTTTGTTACAGTTCTGCAATATACTGAAATAGTCACAGAGTGTATCTCTTAAGATACGGTATACTATCAAAATTATcggcaaaaagaaaaagtgaaaaagaaaaagtgatataggaaaaacaaagaataattaGATACAGTGTAAATACAAGTGCTTATATTGGTCTTTTAATTAAGCAAGGATAGTCAGACTTGGACAGACTTGCTCTGACACTCTGAAATACGATCAAAAGAGTCACAAAAGGTACGATATCAATGGGGTTTAAAACCACACTCTTCATGAATGCGTCTTAATTAAGCCTCGCAATGCTGCTTAGCCACAGGATGTTTGTAATCATATTCATTGTTGTCATAATGCGCTGGCTGTAATGTGCCCTGGTCTGCTGCGCAGCGCTTTGCCTTGGCTGGGCTTCAGCCGCTGCAGGGAAACTCCCCAGCAGTAAAGCCGGAGTAACGGTCAGGAGCGATACAGTAATGTTGATATGCAGCCCCTTCAACAGACACGTAATGCAATACAGGTGGAGGAGACCCTCTGttagaacaaataaaatatgtacctGTTTTTCCAAAACATCTTGCCTGCTTgtctgtggtgaggtgaggCGCGCGATAAGGGGTCTGGGTGCCACGCTCCCCCCGTCCTGCTGGAGATTTGGGTTCTTGTTGAAGAGGGACGGTTTCAACCGGAGGTACCTTCCCAATGGCTCCCGTACGACTGTGGAGAGCCTTATTACAGTTTTATTGTTGTTCCTCTAATTTCctctcagggctgtgtgtttgacagtgacaggtggggggggggttacggcggattggggggggggggcacggaggatgggggggcagggaggatgGGGGAGCAGGAGGGATGGGGGATCAGGGGGGATGCTGGCATTGGCTGCTGAATACCAGCCCAAGGATCTACCATgtgcttttgtctttttcttttttttctttttccacagTTCATCcagtctctgtgctttagggaGTGATTGTTCTGACATTACGGCTGACAGTGTGCTTTCGTCTGATGGTTTCGCTCCCCGTCTGAGAGCCCCTTGCCCGAGGCACACatttccctcgctctctcttccCAGAGCTTGGGGAAAGGACAGAGGGAAAGGTTCATTAAGTTTCATTGTTCTGTTTGTTCAGTAGATTTaagtaggtgtgtatgtgtggagtgggagtggggggtatgtgtgtatgtgtggagtgAGAGTGGGggcaatgtgtgcatgtgtggtgtgtgtgcgcgtgtgtatgtgtgtgtataagcatgtgtgtgtatgtgtgcatgtgtgagtgtgtgtgtgtggggggggttacatgtgtgtgctgtgtgcatgcatgcatgtgtgtgtgtgtataagtatgtgtgtgtatgtgtgtatgtgtgcctgtgtgcatgcgtggtgTGAGTGTAGGgggtacgtgagtgtgtgtggtggggagagaggggctttCTTTGAGGAACAGCACAGCAGACACCTTTTTCTGATTAAGCATTCAGCTGGATCAGTTGCCCTCTCTGTGAAGCAGTCCCTAAACCAGGACCATCTGTGCGTTTGGCTGGCTGGCGTCTCCCGAAGACAGAAAGCACATGGAGGACCAAAGAGCTGGTCAATCTTTCATTATACATTTCCATCGCTGGGAAACTGTGGGTCCCTGAAGGTCTGTTTTATCTTTACTTTAGGCTTCAGTATGCTATATCACTTTCACAAAGATCTGAAAGGAGAAGAGCTTGTGCTTTTTTATCCCAAATGAGTCCTGTCTgtttgcacacacagacacacaggcacacaaaagcTTTGAGCAAGAAAAGCTTGGTGGTCTAATGCTAATGTAAGTCCATGCCATATGAAAGTTATGTACAAGTAGGATATGTGTGGTTAtgtttaatattatttaaaaaaattacaaacaaTTTCAGTCTCCCCAATTGCAATTGTGTAAGCAAAATTGAAGCTGGGATTATACCTATACCCCATAACCTATAACCAACCAGAATGGCACACATCAGTCACTTCAATGCGGTTACATGTTTACCTGTCATTTCATAATTGGTATTTTATTGGTTGAAGGATTTGTGATCTTCACACAGTTCCATCAGGACCTTGAGGTCCCATTCCGATGTCTTCAGTATTCTGACCTGACCTAGTCATGATTTAGCATTCACGAGCCGTGCTCAGGAGTTAAGACAGAATGGAGACAGCGCGTCCCATTtccttatgtatttttattttccttccaTTAGAAGGAATGTTTGCGCAAAGTCTTCTCCTCTCCAGAGTGGACAGACTCAGGTCACTCACCACATGGGAGTGGGCAGCAGATGGGCTTCACTCAAGACCGCGCCAGAGAATAATGAAGCCCAGCATATGGGCCAGAGATTTACAGGGGCCTTAAACTGAGGCACCGTTGGCTGACAGACTGGTCCTCAGTACATCACACTTAAGCCTTCCGGTGCTTCATCTCTCTTCCTGCTGATTTATGACATATTCTGGAGTGGCAGTGCGTTCATGGTGGATATTAATCGGAGCGTGCTGGAGCA is a window from the Conger conger chromosome 8, fConCon1.1, whole genome shotgun sequence genome containing:
- the kera gene encoding keratocan — its product is MFWKNRMNCNVELLLLICTLQLVSSQEDMSYEHFLTQLHACPKECRCPPSFPRVVYCDHRNLKSIPDIPPYTWYLYLQNNQIEVLSEKALRNATQVRWINLNHNKITDQGVEEGALKALTSLIHLQIEDNLLTTIPSPLPTSLEQLRLSRNKISKIPPAVFTGMDHLALLDLQGNKLGDEAVTDQSLKGLSSLVQVNLANNNLKTMPPGLPETTIQLFLDSNDIDKIPPEYFKSLPKMAFLRLNYNKLGNGGLPKNIFNLSSILDLQLSHNQLTEIPLFPLSLEHLHLDHNKIKSVNGTEICPVPIGTIEEGVNEGRPRLSYLRLDGNEIKPPISWDLMVCFRLLRAIVI